The following proteins come from a genomic window of Macrobrachium rosenbergii isolate ZJJX-2024 chromosome 39, ASM4041242v1, whole genome shotgun sequence:
- the LOC136825810 gene encoding aminomethyltransferase, mitochondrial, giving the protein MNTLKLLVNTLRRGKAHDTPLLRQISTSPVTSLQKTVLHDYHVDQGGKMVEFAGYSMPVQYGKVGIATSHNQVRTHCGMFDVSHMLQSKVHGKDRVKFMESLIVGDIEGLPDNSGTLSLFTNAQGGIIDDLICSKTDLGYLYVVSNAGCKEKDLVHMKEQLASFKAAGRDVELEIIEDHGLVAVQGPEAAKILQPLVEGDINQLYFMQTRELVVAGIPCRVTRCGYTGEDGVEISVPNEKAVELCETLVASGVQLAGLGARDSLRLEAGLCLYGNDIDDTTTPIEAGLAWTIGKRRRQTADFPGAEIILKQLKDKPTRRRVGLTCTGPPPRSHCPVLDADGNQVGEVTSGCPAPSLGKNVAMAYVPANLAKAGTNLTVQVRKKNIPAVVTKMPFVKCNYHIMK; this is encoded by the exons ATGAATACTTTGAAATTACTCGTGAATACCCTGAGAAGAGGGAAAGCGCATGACACCCCTCTGTTAAGGCAAATAAGCACGTCTCCCGTGACCTCCTTGCAAAAGACCGTTTTGCACGACTACCACGTTGACCAGGGGGGCAAAATGGTCGAATTTGCGGGATACTCGATGCCCGTGCAGTACGGGAAGGTCGGCATTGCCACCTCCCACAACCAGGTGCGCACCCACTGTGGGATGTTCGACGTTTCCCACATGTTGCAGTCGAAGGTGCATGGCAAGGACCGGGTCAAGTTCATGGAGAGTTTGATCGTCGGGGACATCGAGGGCCTCCCCGACAATTCGGGCACCCTGTCCCTCTTCACGAATGCCCAGGGCGGCATCATAGATGACCTGATCTGCAGTAAAACCGACCTCGGGTACCTCTACGTGGTCAGCAACGCCGGGTGTAAGGAGAAAGACCTGGTCCACATGAAGGAGCAGCTTGCTTCCTTCAAAGCCGCTGGAAGAGACGTCGAGCTGGAAATCATCGAAGATCATGGATTAGTCGCTGTCCAGGGTCCAGAGGCAGCGAAGATTCTTCAG CCTCTTGTAGAAGGAGACATCAATCAGCTGTATTTTATGCAAACGAGGGAATTAGTAGTCGCCGGTATACCTTGCCGTGTAACACGATGTGGATACACTGGTGAAGATGGAGTTGAAATATCTGTTCCAAATGAAAAG GCTGTTGAACTTTGTGAAACACTTGTTGCATCTGGCGTGCAACTTGCAGGTCTTGGTGCCCGAGATTCATTAAGACTGGAAGCAGGGCTGTGTCTGTATGGCAACGATATTGATGATACCACAACTCCCATAGAAGCTGGCTTAGCGTGGACCATTGGTAAACGAAGAAGACAGACAGCGGATTTCCCTGGTGCTGAG ataattttaaagCAACTCAAAGACAAACCAACACGTCGCCGTGTTGGTTTGACCTGCACTGGACCACCTCCCAGATCTCACTGCCCTGTCTTAGATGCTGATGGTAATCAAGTTGGAGAG GTAACAAGTGGCTGTCCAGCTCCATCTTTAGGAAAGAATGTTGCAATGGCTTATGTTCCTGCAAACTTAGCTAAAGCTGGAACTAATCTGACAGTCCAAGTTCGCAAAAAGAACATACCTGCAGTCGTCACCAAGATGCCTTTTGTCAAATGTAACTATCATATTATGAAGTAA